The following are from one region of the Gryllotalpicola protaetiae genome:
- a CDS encoding RHS repeat-associated core domain-containing protein: MTAWSPSSASCTAAPSSTTLGGPAPYWESFTYDTATGNRLSATQHATTASGTDTVAAYRYPAAGAPHPHAVAQIAATGATTSTQPYSYSWDAAGDATQLGALTASYDSQGKTATITSGTSTQTRVYDAGGSLLLQIDPTGSTLFLGDTEVRLAAGAASASASRTYSVEGVPFAERDAAAGATTSSLYWLGVDVDGSPDVEVNSATGQVTKRFTDPFGNTRGTGVSWSSDRGFLNDSSSALSGLTQVGARLYDSATGSFTTADPLLDATSFASLNAYAYAGNDPVTDTDPSGECLQSNGALTQATNCGASKGSATAASATMAADHAQAAYEATPAGQKYLAHYADYLNSPAFAEAVKRLYTLPKAKPGQETWGEQLDLMSANTQMQMLQMNSAAEAAPEDGAAEDLGAEFEGLMADVFSGKSSADLADSGAVPPQLLRGQQFEADTLEELGLTKNTAKVPGGSIPDSVDGGQIWEVKDVKYQAKTHQFRNYLATGKQVNIVVNSNTVVSAPLRQAIARSGGEILVRRGPGAFVPYGE; this comes from the coding sequence GTGACGGCGTGGTCGCCGTCCTCCGCCTCCTGCACGGCCGCACCGTCTTCGACCACGTTGGGTGGTCCGGCGCCGTACTGGGAGTCGTTCACGTATGACACGGCGACCGGGAACCGGCTCTCGGCCACCCAGCACGCCACCACAGCATCCGGGACCGACACGGTGGCGGCCTACCGCTATCCGGCGGCCGGGGCGCCGCATCCGCATGCGGTCGCACAGATCGCCGCCACCGGTGCGACAACCAGCACGCAGCCGTATAGCTATAGCTGGGATGCGGCCGGGGATGCTACCCAGCTGGGTGCGTTGACGGCGTCGTACGACTCGCAGGGCAAGACCGCCACCATCACCTCGGGCACCTCGACGCAGACGCGCGTGTACGACGCGGGCGGGAGCCTGCTGCTGCAGATCGACCCCACCGGCTCCACTCTGTTCCTCGGGGACACCGAGGTGCGCCTCGCCGCCGGGGCGGCCAGCGCGTCGGCATCCCGCACGTACAGCGTCGAAGGGGTCCCGTTCGCCGAGCGCGACGCGGCCGCCGGGGCGACGACCTCGAGCCTGTACTGGCTGGGCGTGGACGTGGACGGCTCACCGGATGTGGAAGTGAACTCCGCCACCGGGCAGGTCACGAAGAGGTTCACGGACCCGTTCGGCAACACCCGCGGCACGGGCGTCTCGTGGTCCTCGGACCGCGGGTTCCTGAACGATTCGTCCTCGGCGCTTTCCGGGCTCACGCAGGTGGGTGCGCGCCTGTATGACTCGGCGACCGGGTCGTTCACGACCGCGGACCCGCTGCTGGACGCCACGAGCTTCGCGTCGTTGAACGCGTACGCGTACGCCGGCAACGACCCGGTCACCGACACCGACCCCTCGGGAGAATGCCTTCAGAGCAACGGGGCTCTCACCCAGGCAACGAATTGCGGGGCGAGTAAGGGCAGCGCGACCGCGGCCAGCGCGACGATGGCCGCCGACCACGCCCAAGCCGCGTACGAAGCAACACCCGCCGGACAGAAGTACTTGGCGCATTACGCGGACTACTTGAACTCTCCGGCGTTCGCCGAGGCGGTCAAGCGGCTCTACACGCTTCCGAAGGCGAAGCCCGGCCAAGAGACCTGGGGCGAGCAGCTGGACCTGATGTCGGCCAACACGCAGATGCAGATGCTGCAGATGAACTCCGCCGCCGAAGCCGCACCCGAAGACGGAGCAGCCGAAGACCTCGGAGCGGAATTCGAAGGGCTGATGGCCGATGTCTTCAGCGGGAAGAGCTCAGCCGATCTAGCGGATTCGGGGGCAGTTCCGCCACAGTTGCTTAGGGGGCAGCAGTTCGAAGCCGATACCTTGGAAGAATTGGGACTGACCAAGAACACCGCGAAAGTCCCGGGCGGAAGCATCCCTGATTCTGTTGACGGAGGCCAGATCTGGGAAGTGAAGGACGTCAAATACCAGGCGAAGACGCATCAATTCAGGAACTACCTTGCAACAGGCAAGCAAGTCAATATCGTGGTCAACTCGAACACTGTGGTGTCTGCGCCCCTGCGACAGGCGATCGCACGCTCGGGTGGGGAGATCCTGGTCCGGCGCGGTCCTGGCGCTTTCGTCCCGTACGGAGAATAA
- a CDS encoding RHS repeat-associated core domain-containing protein, with product MAAYRYPAAGAPHPHAVAQIAATGATTSTQPYSYSWDAAGDATQLGALTASYDSQGKTATITSGTSTQTRVYDAGGSLLLQIDPTGSTLFLGDTEVRLAAGAASASASRTYSVEGVPFAERDAAAGATTSSLYWLGVDVDGSPDVEVNSATGQVTKRFTDPFGNTRGTGVSWSSDRGFLNDSSSALSGLTQVGARLYDSATGSFTTADPLLDATSFASLNAYAYAGNDPVTDTDPSGECLQSNGALTQATNCGTSKGSATAASATMIADQKQAAYEATPLGQIYLWGLTVASSKAFKDAMAKAWQQDNYGLGASAKPGEESLGDELDLMSANTQMQMLWMNSAAEAAPEDGAAEDLGAEFESFFGDVFAGKNAADARGGVYTLRDGDGNVVRTGRTKDFVARQGQHAQDPILRQFDFNEEFYTDDYAEQRGLEDWLYQRYPEARAANGGFNKIGAVSPSNPNLAAYQQAASSYLERFK from the coding sequence GTGGCGGCCTACCGCTATCCGGCGGCCGGGGCGCCGCATCCGCATGCGGTCGCACAGATCGCCGCCACCGGTGCGACAACCAGCACGCAGCCGTATAGCTATAGCTGGGATGCGGCCGGGGATGCTACCCAGCTGGGTGCGTTGACGGCGTCGTACGACTCGCAGGGCAAGACCGCCACCATCACCTCGGGCACCTCGACGCAGACGCGCGTGTACGACGCGGGCGGGAGCCTGCTGCTGCAGATCGACCCCACCGGCTCCACTCTGTTCCTCGGGGACACCGAGGTGCGCCTCGCCGCCGGGGCGGCCAGCGCGTCGGCATCCCGCACGTACAGCGTCGAAGGGGTCCCGTTCGCCGAGCGCGACGCGGCCGCCGGGGCGACGACCTCGAGCCTGTACTGGCTGGGCGTGGACGTGGACGGCTCACCGGATGTGGAAGTGAACTCCGCCACCGGGCAGGTCACGAAGAGGTTCACGGACCCGTTCGGCAACACCCGCGGCACGGGCGTCTCGTGGTCCTCGGACCGCGGGTTCCTGAACGATTCGTCCTCGGCGCTTTCCGGGCTCACGCAGGTGGGTGCGCGCCTGTATGACTCGGCGACCGGGTCGTTCACGACCGCGGACCCGCTGCTGGACGCCACGAGCTTCGCGTCGTTGAACGCGTACGCGTACGCCGGCAACGACCCGGTCACCGACACCGACCCCTCGGGGGAATGCCTTCAGAGCAATGGTGCTCTCACCCAGGCAACGAATTGTGGGACAAGCAAGGGCAGCGCCACCGCGGCCAGCGCGACGATGATCGCGGATCAGAAGCAGGCCGCATACGAAGCAACACCACTAGGGCAGATATACCTCTGGGGCCTGACTGTCGCGAGTTCTAAGGCTTTCAAGGATGCCATGGCCAAGGCCTGGCAGCAGGACAACTACGGACTTGGGGCCTCAGCTAAGCCGGGCGAGGAGAGCCTGGGCGATGAGCTGGACCTGATGTCGGCCAACACGCAAATGCAGATGCTCTGGATGAACTCCGCCGCCGAAGCCGCACCGGAAGACGGAGCGGCCGAAGACCTCGGAGCGGAATTCGAGTCTTTCTTCGGCGACGTCTTCGCCGGCAAGAACGCCGCGGACGCGCGTGGGGGCGTCTACACACTTCGTGACGGTGACGGAAACGTCGTGCGCACCGGCCGCACGAAAGACTTCGTTGCTAGGCAGGGCCAGCACGCACAGGACCCAATACTGCGCCAGTTTGACTTCAATGAAGAATTTTACACGGACGACTATGCTGAGCAGCGCGGGCTGGAAGACTGGCTCTATCAGCGTTATCCGGAAGCGAGGGCGGCGAACGGTGGGTTTAACAAGATCGGCGCGGTCAGTCCCTCAAACCCGAATCTAGCGGCATATCAGCAGGCTGCGAGCAGCTATCTGGAGAGGTTCAAGTAG
- a CDS encoding GH-E family nuclease: MPGYEWWRTQQLARGSGWTRQQVIEYENDPDHYQIESPSSNRSHLFEMPR, translated from the coding sequence TTGCCCGGGTATGAGTGGTGGCGCACACAGCAACTTGCGCGTGGATCGGGTTGGACGAGGCAACAAGTGATCGAGTATGAGAACGATCCAGATCACTATCAAATCGAAAGCCCGTCAAGCAACCGCAGCCATCTTTTTGAAATGCCGAGGTGA
- a CDS encoding ankyrin repeat domain-containing protein — translation MNVIDQEGRTALHYAAAEGDSDKIKVLLAEGLDPSLPDADGFTPLHFAAQGGSGRVVRALAEAGVALEAENKHGNSPLFVAVMSYRGESNSAVEALRSLGADPDHANRYGRSPRQSAFLIANYDVARFFKDQA, via the coding sequence GTGAACGTGATCGATCAAGAGGGGCGTACCGCATTGCACTACGCTGCGGCTGAGGGGGACAGCGACAAGATCAAGGTTCTGCTTGCTGAGGGCTTGGATCCGTCATTGCCGGACGCCGACGGATTCACTCCTCTGCATTTTGCAGCTCAAGGCGGCAGCGGTCGCGTAGTTCGAGCGCTCGCCGAAGCCGGCGTTGCTTTGGAAGCCGAAAACAAGCACGGCAATTCGCCCCTTTTCGTTGCGGTTATGAGCTATCGGGGAGAATCAAATTCCGCCGTCGAAGCCCTTCGTTCACTGGGTGCGGACCCTGATCATGCGAACCGCTACGGCAGATCCCCGCGCCAAAGTGCCTTCCTAATTGCAAATTATGACGTGGCGAGATTTTTCAAAGATCAAGCCTGA
- a CDS encoding YciI family protein, with amino-acid sequence MGTYLVLIYDDETRFADTPPEVMADMHEKHVAFIANNKAAIRGGAQLDTSDTATTIRQTEGGVTVTDGTFLETKEVLGGYYVIEAADYDEALALAKQVPSVYGAVEVWPQREMGPDLQTGQ; translated from the coding sequence ATGGGCACGTACCTGGTGCTGATCTACGACGACGAGACGCGTTTCGCCGACACGCCGCCCGAGGTCATGGCTGACATGCACGAGAAGCACGTCGCGTTCATCGCGAACAACAAGGCGGCGATCCGCGGCGGTGCGCAGCTCGACACGAGCGACACGGCGACGACGATCCGGCAGACCGAGGGCGGGGTGACCGTGACGGACGGCACCTTCCTCGAGACGAAGGAGGTGCTCGGCGGCTACTACGTCATCGAGGCCGCCGACTACGACGAGGCGCTCGCGCTGGCGAAGCAGGTGCCGAGCGTCTACGGCGCGGTCGAGGTGTGGCCGCAGCGCGAGATGGGCCCCGACCTGCAGACCGGGCAGTAG
- a CDS encoding RNA polymerase sigma factor produces MADVAAAVAAAHEREWALVLAATARVTGDLDLAEDCVQDAYAQALVHWARSGVPAKPGAWLTTVATRRALEVRRRAGTLARKLPLLVPDPVETLPYDFPDERLRLVFTCCHPALAPEARLALTLRFVCGLSTVEVARALLVTETTMQARLTRAKKKIAATGIPYRAPDAAELPDRLASVLDVVHLAFTSGYTAAAGTQLTRPELAERGIQLGRMLRLLLPGEREVAGLLALMLLTDARRGARLDASGALVRLEDQDRRVWDPALIAEGQILVEQALAAPPAGRYGLMAALAALHDEAPSWAATDWPQILGLYDLLLARWPSPVVALNRAVALSFVDGPAAALAVVDELGSDPRLAAYPYLAATRAELLRQLGETDAAADAYAEALLLTTNEVEAAFLERRRELL; encoded by the coding sequence ATGGCGGATGTTGCAGCGGCGGTCGCCGCGGCGCACGAGCGCGAATGGGCGCTCGTGCTCGCGGCGACCGCCCGCGTCACCGGCGACCTCGACCTCGCCGAGGACTGCGTGCAGGACGCCTACGCACAGGCCCTCGTGCACTGGGCGCGATCCGGCGTGCCCGCAAAGCCGGGCGCCTGGCTCACGACGGTCGCGACGCGCCGCGCCCTCGAGGTGCGCCGCCGAGCGGGCACGCTCGCCCGCAAGCTGCCGCTGCTCGTGCCAGACCCCGTCGAGACACTGCCCTACGACTTCCCCGACGAGCGCCTGCGGCTCGTCTTCACCTGCTGCCACCCGGCGCTCGCGCCCGAGGCGAGGCTCGCTCTCACGCTGCGCTTCGTCTGCGGGCTCTCGACCGTCGAGGTGGCGCGCGCCCTGCTCGTCACCGAGACCACGATGCAGGCGCGCCTCACCCGCGCGAAGAAGAAGATCGCCGCGACCGGCATTCCGTACCGGGCGCCCGATGCGGCCGAGCTGCCCGACCGGCTGGCATCCGTTCTCGATGTCGTGCACCTCGCCTTCACCAGCGGCTACACGGCGGCGGCGGGTACACAGCTGACGCGGCCCGAGCTGGCCGAGCGCGGGATTCAGCTCGGGCGGATGCTTCGCCTGCTCCTCCCCGGCGAGCGCGAGGTCGCCGGCCTGCTCGCGCTCATGCTGCTGACGGATGCCCGCCGCGGGGCGCGTCTCGATGCCTCCGGCGCCTTGGTGCGCCTCGAAGATCAGGACCGCCGGGTCTGGGACCCCGCGCTGATCGCCGAAGGGCAGATCCTGGTCGAGCAGGCGCTCGCCGCCCCGCCCGCGGGCCGCTACGGGCTCATGGCCGCGCTCGCCGCACTCCACGACGAGGCGCCGAGCTGGGCCGCGACCGACTGGCCCCAGATCCTCGGCCTCTACGACCTCTTGCTCGCACGCTGGCCGTCGCCGGTCGTCGCCCTCAACCGCGCCGTGGCGCTGAGTTTCGTCGACGGCCCGGCTGCCGCGCTCGCCGTCGTCGACGAGCTGGGGTCCGACCCGCGGCTTGCGGCATACCCGTACCTCGCCGCGACCCGCGCCGAACTGCTGCGGCAATTGGGCGAGACGGATGCCGCGGCCGACGCGTATGCGGAAGCCCTGCTCCTCACCACGAACGAGGTCGAGGCCGCCTTCCTCGAGCGCCGCCGCGAACTCCTGTAG
- a CDS encoding HigA family addiction module antitoxin: MRTPVHPGAILREDVIADLGLSVTEAADRLGVARVTLSRVINERAAISPNLAVRLEQAGVSTARAWLAMQNAYDLARERAAGVPKVKKLDAA; this comes from the coding sequence ATGAGGACTCCGGTTCATCCGGGCGCGATTCTGCGCGAAGACGTGATTGCAGACCTTGGGCTCAGCGTCACCGAGGCAGCCGATCGCTTGGGCGTCGCGCGTGTGACCCTCAGTCGCGTCATCAACGAGCGCGCCGCGATCAGCCCCAACCTGGCGGTGCGGCTCGAACAAGCAGGCGTGTCGACGGCGCGAGCCTGGCTCGCAATGCAGAACGCCTACGACCTTGCGCGCGAGCGCGCCGCCGGGGTGCCGAAGGTGAAGAAGCTCGACGCGGCCTGA
- a CDS encoding SDR family NAD(P)-dependent oxidoreductase, which produces MPARDGWDPRRLPDQSGKVFLVTGGSRGIGYFAAEQLAGAGARVVIAARDEARARRAIAAIEARVGGAEVGFLPLDLASPPSARAAGEAVAHWDRLDGIAANGAITWGPRRRQTTPEGFEVTFATNHLGHFLLAATAWPALARTEGSRWVGMTSMATMFARADAAALNTEHGYSGARAYALSKHAAQGFAWELERRLRASGSSSIALAAHPGYSADGLTAARAGVTPPRPPVFESWLAFGAQGKNWGATPLVRALTDPAAQGGGLYAPEFWMKGAPVPFPARSASSRPEFGRELWRLSELWTGVEFRP; this is translated from the coding sequence ATGCCGGCACGAGACGGGTGGGACCCGAGACGCCTGCCAGATCAGAGCGGGAAGGTCTTCCTCGTCACGGGCGGCAGCCGCGGCATCGGCTACTTCGCGGCCGAGCAGCTCGCCGGGGCGGGTGCGCGCGTGGTGATCGCGGCACGTGACGAGGCCAGGGCGCGGCGGGCGATTGCGGCGATCGAGGCGCGCGTGGGCGGGGCCGAGGTCGGATTCCTGCCGCTCGACCTCGCCTCCCCGCCATCCGCCCGCGCCGCAGGCGAAGCCGTCGCGCACTGGGATCGGCTCGACGGCATCGCCGCGAACGGCGCGATCACCTGGGGTCCGCGTCGGCGCCAGACCACTCCGGAGGGCTTCGAGGTCACCTTCGCCACCAACCACCTCGGCCACTTCCTGCTCGCAGCGACCGCTTGGCCGGCGCTCGCGCGTACGGAGGGCAGCAGATGGGTCGGCATGACGAGCATGGCGACGATGTTCGCCAGGGCGGATGCTGCGGCGCTCAACACCGAGCACGGCTATTCCGGCGCTCGCGCCTACGCGCTCTCGAAGCATGCCGCGCAGGGCTTCGCGTGGGAGCTGGAACGGCGGCTGCGGGCATCCGGCTCGTCGTCGATCGCGCTCGCCGCACACCCCGGTTACTCCGCCGACGGGCTCACCGCTGCGCGCGCCGGGGTGACGCCGCCGCGCCCGCCCGTCTTCGAGAGCTGGCTCGCCTTCGGCGCGCAGGGGAAGAACTGGGGCGCGACGCCGCTGGTACGCGCCCTCACCGACCCGGCCGCGCAGGGCGGCGGGCTCTACGCCCCCGAGTTCTGGATGAAGGGCGCGCCCGTGCCGTTCCCTGCCCGCAGCGCGAGCTCCCGGCCGGAGTTCGGCCGGGAGCTGTGGCGCCTCTCGGAGCTCTGGACGGGCGTCGAATTCCGCCCCTGA
- a CDS encoding alpha/beta fold hydrolase translates to MTKPTIVLVHGAWADASSWNPVATALQSQGFTVLAPTNLLRGVQQDADYIASYLAQHTSGPVVLVGHSYGGFVITNAGAHGGDVKALVYIDAFAPDEGQFVFQLLGGSGSAFDVPDPTTVFDILGYPGAPEGDAEAHLKPDTVHNSFAQDLPEAERWLIVAGQRPITLQANTTPSGVPAWKTIPSWAVVGTEDKVIPPAVQRSMAENAGATITEVAGSHVSMLSHPQATIDAILAAVAAVSEPAGV, encoded by the coding sequence ATGACCAAACCCACGATCGTGCTCGTTCACGGCGCCTGGGCCGACGCTTCCAGCTGGAACCCCGTCGCCACCGCGCTCCAGTCGCAGGGCTTCACCGTCCTCGCCCCCACCAACCTGCTGCGCGGCGTGCAGCAGGACGCGGACTACATCGCCTCGTACCTCGCCCAGCACACCTCGGGCCCCGTCGTCCTCGTCGGGCACTCGTACGGCGGGTTCGTCATCACAAACGCCGGCGCGCACGGCGGCGATGTGAAGGCGCTCGTGTACATCGACGCGTTCGCACCCGATGAGGGGCAGTTTGTGTTCCAGCTGCTCGGCGGCTCGGGGTCGGCGTTCGACGTGCCCGACCCGACGACGGTGTTCGACATCCTCGGCTACCCGGGCGCCCCAGAGGGCGACGCCGAGGCGCACCTGAAGCCTGACACCGTGCACAACTCGTTCGCGCAGGACCTGCCCGAGGCCGAGCGCTGGCTCATCGTCGCCGGCCAGCGCCCCATCACCCTGCAGGCCAACACGACTCCGTCGGGCGTGCCCGCCTGGAAGACGATTCCCTCATGGGCCGTCGTCGGCACGGAAGACAAGGTGATCCCGCCGGCCGTGCAGCGCAGCATGGCCGAGAATGCGGGCGCCACGATCACCGAGGTGGCCGGTTCGCACGTGTCGATGCTGTCGCACCCGCAGGCAACGATCGACGCGATCCTCGCAGCCGTCGCCGCGGTGTCGGAGCCAGCCGGGGTCTGA
- a CDS encoding metallophosphoesterase, which translates to MNPLWPSQYPRPEQLIVHLSDTHFTAGRAPMFGQVDSDEVLAQGLRQLVGAGLSPSAIVITGDVADTGAGDAYTRVRAAIEPVVAELGAELVWVMGNHDIRGRFRAGLLDEDATDEPYDRVIDLDGLRLIVLDSTVPGFHYGALSDEQLAWLASVLSTPAPRGTLLALHHPPIPSPQVFDELIELRDQAGLEKVVAGTDVRGILAGHLHYSTHSTFAGVPVSVASATCYTNDPLLSQNGLRAQAGGQAFDIVHVYADRMLHTTIPVGDWPTVYEVTAAQAARIAALPDEQQQALARRYVTVGGLSGVPEL; encoded by the coding sequence GTGAACCCGCTCTGGCCGTCGCAGTACCCGCGCCCCGAACAGCTCATCGTGCACCTCTCCGACACGCACTTCACGGCAGGCCGCGCGCCGATGTTCGGCCAGGTCGACTCCGACGAGGTGCTGGCTCAGGGGCTCAGACAGCTCGTCGGCGCCGGCCTGTCCCCCAGCGCGATCGTCATCACGGGCGACGTCGCCGATACGGGTGCCGGCGACGCCTACACGCGCGTGCGCGCGGCGATCGAGCCCGTCGTGGCCGAGCTGGGCGCCGAGCTCGTCTGGGTGATGGGCAACCACGACATCCGCGGCCGCTTCCGCGCGGGCTTGCTCGACGAGGACGCCACCGATGAGCCCTACGACCGCGTCATCGATCTGGACGGCCTGCGCCTCATCGTGCTCGACTCGACCGTCCCCGGGTTCCACTACGGCGCGCTCAGCGACGAGCAGCTCGCATGGCTGGCATCCGTTCTCTCCACCCCTGCGCCGCGCGGCACGCTGCTCGCCCTGCATCACCCGCCGATCCCGTCGCCGCAGGTCTTCGACGAGCTGATCGAGCTGCGCGATCAGGCCGGGCTCGAGAAGGTCGTCGCCGGCACCGACGTGCGCGGCATCCTCGCGGGGCATCTGCACTACTCGACGCACTCGACCTTCGCCGGCGTGCCCGTTTCGGTCGCGTCGGCGACCTGCTACACGAACGACCCGCTGCTGTCGCAGAACGGGTTGCGCGCGCAGGCGGGCGGGCAAGCGTTCGACATCGTGCACGTTTACGCCGATCGGATGCTTCACACGACGATCCCCGTCGGCGACTGGCCCACCGTGTACGAGGTCACCGCGGCACAGGCCGCGCGGATCGCGGCCCTGCCGGACGAGCAGCAGCAGGCGCTCGCCCGGCGCTACGTGACCGTCGGCGGGCTCTCCGGAGTTCCCGAGCTGTAA
- a CDS encoding iron chaperone: MSDTASEVDDYLGSIDEGRAKVLRPYFERAREIVEGTCEGRSYGMPALTYRGKALITLQVTKAGYSVYPFSGVAVSVVAAAHPELETTTGSVHFTTRHPLPIAVFDELLLARRDQIDASMR; the protein is encoded by the coding sequence ATGTCCGACACGGCCTCCGAGGTCGACGACTACCTCGGCTCGATCGACGAGGGGCGCGCGAAGGTGCTGCGCCCGTACTTCGAGCGCGCGCGCGAGATCGTCGAGGGCACATGCGAGGGCCGCAGCTATGGGATGCCGGCTCTGACGTACCGCGGCAAGGCGCTCATCACGCTGCAGGTCACGAAGGCGGGGTATTCCGTCTACCCGTTCAGCGGCGTCGCGGTGTCAGTGGTGGCGGCCGCACACCCCGAGCTCGAGACGACGACGGGGTCGGTGCACTTCACAACCAGGCATCCGTTGCCCATCGCGGTGTTCGACGAGCTGCTGCTGGCGCGTCGCGACCAGATCGACGCCAGCATGCGCTGA
- a CDS encoding lipase maturation factor family protein — MDWAHLDWLGTGDYDVAREVLQRGVAAIFLVAFLSAADQFPALLGEHGLLPVPRFLQYAYARRQPTIFRWHYSDRMLRLVAWAGVVVSAALVAGLPQLAPPWLTTVLFLVLWGAYLSIVNVGQTFYGFGWESLLCEAGFTVAWLGSAGTGTPLTTLFLIRWLVFRLEFGAGMIKLRGGREWRDLTALYYHHETQPMPGPLSRRAHLLPRWMHRGEVLGNHFAQLVCPFFLFAPQPIASIAAAVMIVTQLWLIVTGNFAWLNWITVVLLFSGIDDGVVHAVIPGWAWPVSVPADAGGVPLWYGVPVLAASALLVYLSWRPARNLLARRQLMNASFNRWHLVNAYGAFGTVTKRRDEIVIEGTDDPTGSSGWREYEFHGKPGDPARVPRWFAPYHLRLDWLMWFLALGAEGGGWFDLLLVRLLQADRPTLRLLRVDPFGGRAPRLVRARVFRYRFATRAEHRVTGLVWIREERGLLVPPVGTRDVEERA; from the coding sequence ATGGATTGGGCGCATCTCGACTGGCTCGGCACGGGCGACTACGACGTCGCCCGCGAGGTGCTGCAGCGCGGTGTCGCGGCGATCTTCTTGGTCGCGTTCCTGTCGGCCGCCGACCAGTTCCCCGCGCTGCTCGGCGAGCACGGGCTGCTGCCGGTGCCCCGGTTCCTGCAGTACGCGTACGCGCGGCGCCAGCCGACGATCTTCCGCTGGCATTACAGCGATCGGATGCTTCGCCTGGTGGCCTGGGCCGGGGTCGTCGTCTCGGCCGCGCTCGTGGCCGGCCTGCCGCAGCTCGCGCCGCCGTGGCTCACAACCGTGCTCTTCCTGGTGCTGTGGGGCGCGTACCTCTCGATCGTGAACGTCGGCCAGACGTTCTACGGCTTCGGGTGGGAGTCCTTGCTCTGCGAGGCGGGCTTCACCGTCGCCTGGCTGGGCTCGGCCGGAACCGGCACCCCACTCACCACACTGTTCCTCATCAGATGGCTCGTGTTCCGGCTCGAATTCGGCGCGGGCATGATCAAGCTGCGCGGCGGACGCGAGTGGCGCGATCTCACGGCGCTGTACTACCACCACGAGACCCAGCCGATGCCGGGGCCGCTCAGCAGGCGGGCGCACCTGCTGCCCAGGTGGATGCACCGCGGCGAGGTTCTCGGCAACCACTTCGCGCAGCTCGTGTGCCCGTTCTTCCTGTTCGCGCCGCAGCCGATCGCCTCGATCGCGGCGGCTGTCATGATCGTGACGCAGCTGTGGCTGATCGTCACCGGCAACTTCGCGTGGCTCAACTGGATCACTGTGGTGCTGCTGTTCTCCGGCATCGACGACGGGGTCGTGCACGCGGTGATTCCGGGGTGGGCGTGGCCGGTTTCCGTCCCTGCGGATGCCGGCGGGGTACCGCTCTGGTACGGGGTGCCGGTGCTCGCGGCATCCGCCCTGCTCGTCTATCTGTCCTGGCGGCCGGCGCGCAATCTGCTCGCGCGCCGCCAGCTGATGAACGCGAGCTTCAACCGCTGGCACCTGGTGAACGCCTACGGCGCGTTCGGCACGGTGACGAAGCGGCGCGACGAGATCGTGATCGAGGGCACGGATGACCCGACCGGCTCTTCCGGCTGGAGGGAGTACGAGTTCCACGGGAAGCCCGGCGACCCGGCCCGCGTGCCGCGGTGGTTCGCGCCGTACCACCTGAGACTCGACTGGCTGATGTGGTTCCTCGCGCTCGGCGCGGAAGGCGGCGGCTGGTTCGACCTGCTGCTCGTGCGGCTGCTGCAGGCCGATCGGCCGACGCTGCGGCTGCTGCGCGTCGACCCGTTCGGTGGCCGTGCGCCGCGATTGGTGCGGGCGCGTGTCTTCCGCTACCGCTTCGCGACGCGCGCGGAGCATCGGGTGACTGGGCTCGTGTGGATCCGCGAGGAGCGCGGGCTTCTCGTCCCGCCGGTGGGTACCCGCGACGTCGAAGAACGGGCGTGA